In Leifsonia sp. AK011, the genomic stretch GGCTTGGAGGAACTCGCTCTTGCCCGCACCGGTCGTGCCGCCGACGAGGGCGTGCGGGCCCTGGCTCCGGAGATCGAGATGCATGGCATCCACACCGGACTGCCCGACGATCGCACGAAGGCGACCAGCGCGCCGCGGAGCCGGAATGCCCGAGCGCACGTGAATGGAATCGTTCTGGGTCCACCGTTCGACGGCAACCTGCGGGTCATCGGCGAGGTCACTGCCGACGAGCGAGAGCATCGACACCGTGCGCGGCAGGTCGCTCGAGTCCACGAGCACGGCACCAGCATCAAACACCGGCGCGAGGCGACGGCCGAAGGCGAGCGCCTCCGCGCGAGTGACATGATCGGCGACGACGGACACCCTCTGCGACCCGAGCCGCACGAAGCCGACCTCGGTCGACTCGGGCCCCTCGGTCGTCACGAACGTGCGTGCGACGGCAGGCAGATTCTCGACCTTCGACGACACCCAGAGGGGGAAGATGCCGACATCGGCCGCGGCTTCGGCCATCTGCACGAGCCGCGCCTTGTCGACGGGCGCGTCGTCGGAGATGATCACGAGAATCGCGGGAGTGGGTGTGGGCGGCGGCTCGGTCGCTGCCCCCTTCTCCCCCGCGCTGGCGCCCGCCACGATCGCGGAAGTCTTGAGCGAGGCCGCCCCGCGCTTCTCCGACTTGGCCCTCGCCGTGCGGCTGGCCACGATCTCCTCGAGCGCCGAGAGGAGCGCTGCACCCGTGGCCGAGCTGTTGGCGAGATGCGTGCCCGTGATGGGGCTCTGCACCGATCCGGTGTGGGGCAACCACTTGAGCCACTCGAACTCGGGCGTCCAGGCCGGGCTGACGATCGACGCGATAACGAGTTCTGCCGGGGAGTGCAGGCCGGTCGCCTGAACGATGAGCCCGCGTGCAAGGTCTGCCGCGACATCCTGGCGTCCGACGACCCCAAGGGCACCGGCGAAGTACAGGTTCTCGACGACAGGAACCTCGTCGATCTCCTCGTAGCTCTCGACGAGCTCGCGCAGCCGCACGAGATACTCGGGCAGGGCCGACTCCTCGCCGCTGATGGTCACGGAATTGCGGGAGGGCAGGATGCCACGGCCGAGGTTCAGCGAAAGAAACTGCCAGTGCTCAGGCCGCCGGGTCCACAGCAGCGGGCCGAGGCGCATCGCGTCGTCGTAGACCTCCCTCGTCGACGGGGTCTCCGCCTGACGAACCGTGCGCTCACGGTCGCGCTCGCGAGCGAGGGTCTCGGAGAGGTCGTCGAACCGCGTGTCGAACTTCTCGCCGTCGAGCTTCTTCTTGCGCTTCTTGGTAGCGCGCTGTGCGAGGAAGTTGCCCGCCACGAGAAGCGGGGACATCGCGATGAAGATGAGAGAGGTGAGCTGGCCCGTCACCATGAACATCACGGGGCCGAGAATCAGCGGTGCAGCGAGAACGAGCCACGGGAAGGGCGCCTTGTCCTCCTCGCTCGGCAGGAGGGGCGCGACGAACTTCTCGCCCGGGTAGCGGGCGTCGACACGGGGCGAGCGGTTGAAGGCCACAGGCCCGTCATTGACGAGCACGGACGGCGCCTCGGTCGGGGCGATGTCCGCGCGCAGAACGGTGTCTCCCACGCGCACGGTCGCCCCGTTGTCGAGGTCGACGCGCGTGACGAGGCCACCATCGACCTCGAGCCCGTTGGCGGAATTCAGGTCGACGAATCGCACAGCCTGGCTGAACACGTCGAGGCGGGCGTGACGCTTGGAGACGAGCGGGTCGGTGAGCGTGACATCCGACAGCGACGCGTCGCGTCCGAGGTAACGCGTGCCGAGAGGCAGCGCGAAACTCGCACCGGTGTCGGGGCCCTCGATCACGGTGAGGACGGCGACGTTGTCGAGCTTCGCGGGTGCGGTGGATCCCGGCGGTACCACGGCGACCGTTGCGCCCGACCCCACCGCGGCCTCCCCCAGAGCGACCTCGGGCTCGAGAACGGCGTGCGCCGAGCCGACGGGATCGACAATGCGAAGGGTTGCTGCAGTGGCGGGCTGGGGGGAACTCTGGGATCCGATGGTCGAAAGAACGGATGCGACCTCGCCAACAGTCGCGGCTGCATCCGTGGTGATGACGACGTCGGTGTCCGGCCCCGAGGGTCGCTGCAGAGTGAGTTTGAGTTTCATGGGCCCCTTACCTGCCTGCCCGCGGAGAGCCGAGTCGAGCGACCCACTCCCGCGCTGAACGGATGCGGAATCGACTGACGAGCCTCCGCCAGCCCGAGAGCGTGGATTTCGCCACAGCCACTGCGGCGAGAGCCTCGGTCCAGACCTGTTCGGCCGTGGATTCATCGACGGGGTGACCGGAGAAGACCGCCTCATCCGTCGTCGCTGCGAGACTGCGAAGGCGGGGCAGCTCCTCGACATGCAACTGCTGCTCGAGCTGGGCGGCGACAAGGGGCCTGGTCAGGCGTTGCGGGACGGTGAATCCGAGCTCCGAGTACTGGTCGGTGAGCTCCTCCCACGCACCCGCCACCTGGTCATGGCCCTCCGGCGCCCCGCGCCGACGGCGCGAGCGACGGGCCTTGATCGCTCCGATGATGAGCAGCGGGATGAAGAACAGGGCTGCAGGAATGAGCACACTGAGCGCGAGCACGTACACCCAGCCGGGGATGATGAACTCCAGCCCGTTGTCGTCGTCCTCGGTCTCCTCGAGTTCCACCGGGGAGAGCAGCTTCTCGTCGTCGTTGTCGGCGCGCGGCGGCTGTCGCACCTGCGGCTGTGGCTCGCTCTGCGGCTTCGGCACCTGGTCTTGAGGGATGTCTGTCTCGTCCGGAGTCGGGTTGAAGGCGACCCACCCCACGCCCTCGAAAGCCACCTCGACCCACGCGGTCACGTCGTCGCCCGTCACGTCGACCGATGCCTGACCTTCCGCGATGTCCGGAGCGAAACCCATCACGACTCGAGCGGGATAGCCGAGACTGCGCGCCATGAGCGCGAACGCCGACGCGTACTGCTCCTGGTCGCCCACCATCTGGTTGCGCTCAAAGAGCTCCGTGATGCGGTCGGCACCATGGCCGGCGCGAGAGGGCACGGCGTCGGACGCGCGCCCGTGACTCAGGAAGCCCGTGTCGACGAGTGCAACACGAATCGCCTCGAGTTGCGCAATGGGGCTCTCGGATGACCCGGCGAACTCCTGCGCGCGCACCGTGACGATGTCGGGCGACCCCTCGATGGGCGGCAGCTCGACCGGTGCGATCTCCGCATCCCGCAGGTCCTCGGGAGTGAGCACCTCCTGGGCCTCCGCGTCGATCGTGTAGCGGTCCCCTGCCGTGAGGCCGGTGGTGAGTACCGCAGTGCCCGTGAGTGCGTTGTAGCGGAGGCTGTCGGTCTGGCTCGCTGCCGCGCCATCCGTGAAGTCGAGATCGGTCGCGTATCCGACCGAGGGGATCCATACGTCGTCGTAGTCGGCGATCGTGAACGTGATGTTGTCGCGCTCGGTGGGGGTGATGAACGCGGGTGCTGGCAAATCGCGGCCCACGAGAGCAAACGATCCGGATCCGTCGGCGCTCGACTCCGGCCCGGTGACATTCCAGAGCTTGCCGGTGAAGCTGTCGAGGGTTGCGACGCGGATGACGTCGCCCACCTGAAGACCCTCGACGGTGAACAGCACGTCGTCGGTGACCTGCTTCGTGTAATGACGGAAGCCGGAGAGAGGGCTCGGGTAGTCGAGCGGATCGAAGGGCGGATCGATCTCTTCGCGCAGGACGAAGCGCTGGTCGTTCGCTGGCGCGGCCCAGAATCCGGCAGCACCCCCGAGAAGCACCGCCCCCGCCACTATCGCGGCGGTACCAGCGAGCTTGCGGCGACGGAGCCGCGCAGCGCCCTCCTGCGCAACGGAGAGTC encodes the following:
- a CDS encoding transglutaminase domain-containing protein, translating into MSERQAETLRDTGQGLRLPSGRTWADIAVLLVLALLGVIGFEPSFGGYGFLVAGLGGLVLGAATGILASVFRLGAITTALGAIVLYFLIGTPLAVPAQAVFVVFPSLQSLASIAIGTVYGWADIVTLSTPIGAPQYIAVVPYFAAWIVALVSTTLATRWLSARPRTAWRFGVALIAPVALYLAGILIGTDEPYQAGMRGIVFGVLALVWLGWRRQGLSVAQEGAARLRRRKLAGTAAIVAGAVLLGGAAGFWAAPANDQRFVLREEIDPPFDPLDYPSPLSGFRHYTKQVTDDVLFTVEGLQVGDVIRVATLDSFTGKLWNVTGPESSADGSGSFALVGRDLPAPAFITPTERDNITFTIADYDDVWIPSVGYATDLDFTDGAAASQTDSLRYNALTGTAVLTTGLTAGDRYTIDAEAQEVLTPEDLRDAEIAPVELPPIEGSPDIVTVRAQEFAGSSESPIAQLEAIRVALVDTGFLSHGRASDAVPSRAGHGADRITELFERNQMVGDQEQYASAFALMARSLGYPARVVMGFAPDIAEGQASVDVTGDDVTAWVEVAFEGVGWVAFNPTPDETDIPQDQVPKPQSEPQPQVRQPPRADNDDEKLLSPVELEETEDDDNGLEFIIPGWVYVLALSVLIPAALFFIPLLIIGAIKARRSRRRRGAPEGHDQVAGAWEELTDQYSELGFTVPQRLTRPLVAAQLEQQLHVEELPRLRSLAATTDEAVFSGHPVDESTAEQVWTEALAAVAVAKSTLSGWRRLVSRFRIRSAREWVARLGSPRAGR